One Marinitoga hydrogenitolerans DSM 16785 genomic window carries:
- a CDS encoding helix-hairpin-helix domain-containing protein → MKILGPVVTSKSIGKSYIQIRDLIPLAKKYNYDGIAIIESHPKSWISFIKLCKYYKLKPIIFFEMKDKVFLPKNSSELKKIVKIYNGLNENLHFFDKKNIFNKIVYPTKRFSELLNDIDGDYIKKNSGIENYINKNIYKYILKTNFEYDIKNFFVGIPKIGGFKKLYENILPTISKLPDNYVLRLKNELEVIRKLNVSDYILTVKKIVDIAKKNGSLIGPGRGSAVGSLVVYLLGITLIDPIKYNLYFERFLNLSRQELPDIDLDVESEKRDIIINELSKEFDIAQVRTYVRMKYKSVFKKIKEILNLDYSNKFKKPIRSIENMKLYKNDKLKDYYTLAFYLEGLETAESVHAAGIILSDKNLKEYIPLEFSKNIPVTIWEMEELKEIGIEKFDLLSLDTLSLLKKFDFKYSKDYFINLNNKKVFNIISKGLTEGIFQLESKSAKILAKKLNPQTFEELYILLALNRPGPLNSGMFDEYLDGSSKEYLKKLLPETKGVIIFQEQVMYLAQKLGNLSPYESDNFRKAISKKNIEKIEILKEKFILNASKKIGENEAKVLYKKIENFSQYAFNKSHSVAYAHLSYWLAEIKSTQPERFYLEYIKYKGFSFEIFKEINMMNINIILPNINIPFGDYKNKTIILPLRIIKGVGEFAEKKIFEDIQNKGKYTSFENFIKRAKSIGITRNIIEQMIKGGTFDIFDKNRRNLLRAISEIEMNASSTSKKILSNVFGENIKNENKKIITSKKDIVTFEKEVFNFVISKKNY, encoded by the coding sequence TTGAAGATTTTAGGACCTGTTGTAACCTCAAAATCAATAGGGAAATCGTATATCCAAATAAGAGATTTAATTCCTTTAGCAAAAAAATATAATTATGATGGTATAGCAATAATAGAGTCTCACCCAAAGTCCTGGATAAGCTTTATTAAATTATGTAAATATTACAAGTTAAAACCCATAATCTTTTTTGAAATGAAAGATAAAGTATTTTTGCCAAAAAATTCTTCTGAATTAAAAAAAATTGTTAAAATCTATAACGGATTAAACGAAAATTTACATTTTTTTGATAAAAAAAATATTTTCAACAAAATTGTATATCCTACAAAAAGATTTTCAGAATTACTTAATGATATTGATGGAGACTATATAAAGAAAAATTCAGGAATAGAAAATTATATAAATAAAAATATCTATAAATATATTCTAAAAACAAATTTTGAATATGATATAAAAAATTTTTTTGTTGGAATACCGAAAATTGGGGGATTTAAAAAGTTATATGAAAATATTTTACCCACAATAAGCAAATTACCAGATAATTACGTATTAAGATTAAAAAACGAATTGGAAGTTATAAGAAAATTAAATGTCTCCGACTATATTTTAACAGTAAAAAAAATTGTTGATATCGCAAAAAAAAATGGAAGTTTAATTGGCCCAGGTAGAGGTTCTGCTGTAGGCTCTCTTGTTGTATATTTACTTGGAATTACGCTTATAGATCCTATAAAATATAATTTATATTTTGAAAGATTTTTGAATCTTTCAAGACAAGAACTTCCAGATATAGATCTCGATGTAGAATCAGAAAAAAGAGATATTATTATTAATGAGTTATCAAAAGAATTCGACATTGCTCAGGTTAGAACATATGTTAGAATGAAATATAAGAGTGTATTCAAAAAAATTAAAGAAATACTAAATCTAGATTATTCTAACAAATTTAAAAAACCAATTAGATCCATAGAAAATATGAAATTATATAAAAATGATAAATTGAAAGACTATTATACTTTAGCATTTTATCTTGAAGGATTAGAAACTGCTGAATCAGTTCATGCAGCTGGAATAATATTATCAGACAAAAATTTAAAAGAATACATTCCTCTTGAGTTTTCTAAAAATATTCCTGTTACTATTTGGGAAATGGAAGAATTAAAAGAAATAGGTATAGAAAAATTTGATTTGTTATCTCTAGACACTCTTTCGTTATTAAAAAAATTTGATTTTAAATATTCAAAAGATTATTTTATAAATTTAAACAATAAAAAGGTTTTTAATATTATATCAAAAGGATTAACTGAAGGTATATTTCAACTTGAATCAAAATCAGCTAAAATTTTAGCGAAAAAATTAAATCCTCAAACTTTTGAAGAACTTTATATTTTACTTGCATTAAATAGGCCAGGGCCACTAAATTCCGGTATGTTTGACGAATATTTAGATGGTAGCAGTAAAGAATATTTAAAAAAACTTCTTCCTGAAACAAAAGGAGTCATTATTTTTCAGGAACAGGTTATGTACTTAGCTCAAAAATTAGGTAATTTATCTCCATATGAATCAGACAATTTCAGAAAAGCAATTTCCAAAAAAAATATAGAAAAAATTGAAATCTTAAAAGAAAAATTTATCTTAAATGCATCAAAAAAAATTGGCGAAAACGAAGCAAAGGTTTTATATAAAAAAATTGAGAATTTCTCACAATATGCTTTTAATAAATCTCATAGTGTCGCTTATGCTCATTTGAGTTATTGGCTCGCTGAAATTAAAAGCACACAACCAGAAAGATTTTATTTAGAATATATAAAATACAAAGGTTTTTCTTTTGAAATTTTTAAAGAAATAAACATGATGAATATTAATATTATCCTCCCAAATATAAACATTCCATTTGGAGATTATAAAAATAAAACGATTATTTTACCTTTACGTATTATTAAAGGTGTTGGTGAATTCGCAGAGAAAAAAATTTTTGAAGATATTCAAAATAAAGGTAAATATACTTCTTTTGAAAATTTTATAAAAAGAGCAAAAAGTATTGGTATTACAAGAAATATTATTGAGCAGATGATAAAAGGTGGGACCTTTGATATATTTGATAAAAATAGAAGAAACCTTTTAAGAGCTATTTCAGAAATTGAAATGAATGCAAGTTCTACCTCTAAAAAAATTCTTTCTAATGTTTTTGGAGAAAATATAAAAAACGAAAATAAAAAAATTATCACTTCAAAAAAGGATATTGTAACCTTTGAAAAAGAGGTTTTTAATTTTGTAATTTCCAAAAAAAACTATTGA
- a CDS encoding ribosome maturation factor RimP yields the protein MDNIKDLIREKACKIAKDMNLEIFDINLKKIRRKLKLEIIIDKLDGYVGIDECENFSKKIEAYLDEKDLIDSSYDLIVSSPGLDRPLRGINDYIRFKGKLAKIILRERIENRTVIKGYITKIEGNNILIKEKDGGKVLKVPYNKILRANLELDL from the coding sequence ATGGATAACATTAAAGACCTGATAAGAGAAAAAGCTTGTAAAATAGCTAAAGATATGAATTTAGAAATATTTGATATTAATTTAAAAAAAATAAGAAGAAAATTAAAATTGGAAATAATTATTGACAAACTAGATGGATATGTTGGAATTGATGAATGTGAAAATTTTTCCAAAAAAATAGAAGCTTATTTGGATGAGAAAGATCTGATAGATTCTTCTTATGATTTAATTGTTAGTTCTCCAGGATTAGATAGACCTTTAAGAGGAATAAACGATTATATTAGATTTAAGGGAAAATTAGCAAAAATAATTTTAAGAGAGCGCATTGAAAATAGAACAGTTATAAAAGGCTATATAACTAAAATTGAAGGAAATAATATATTAATAAAGGAAAAAGATGGCGGAAAAGTATTGAAAGTCCCCTATAATAAAATACTTAGAGCAAATTTAGAATTAGATTTATAA
- the nusA gene encoding transcription termination factor NusA, protein MNVVLIEALEELEREKDIKKEVLLEIIEKAIEKAYKNNYEMENVEVIVDKNHGEISIYQILKVVESVENEGEEITLEDAKKIKSKVQIGDFIKKKINPKKEFKRIAAQTAKQVIKQSIREIEKENLYHKYSPLEGKITTAEVLLVTFEYADIRIGKLETKLPKKEWIPNESLYSGDIIKVYIKSIQKTTKGPKILVTRSSPEFVEELFKMNIPEIEDGIVKIKKIYREPGIRSKIAVYSEDPKIDPVGACIGENGIRISQILEDLKNLEKIDVIKWSDNIEELIKNALAPAQVLNIKLDKKNKTAMVNVPENQLSLAIGKGGQNARAAAKITGWKIDIHTI, encoded by the coding sequence ATGAACGTTGTTTTAATTGAAGCTTTAGAAGAATTAGAAAGAGAAAAGGATATAAAAAAAGAAGTATTATTAGAGATTATAGAAAAAGCTATAGAAAAAGCTTATAAAAATAATTATGAAATGGAAAATGTTGAAGTTATTGTTGATAAAAACCATGGGGAAATTTCTATATATCAAATATTAAAAGTTGTGGAAAGTGTAGAAAATGAAGGTGAAGAAATTACTTTAGAAGATGCTAAAAAAATAAAATCCAAAGTACAAATCGGTGATTTTATTAAAAAGAAAATTAATCCTAAAAAAGAATTTAAAAGAATTGCAGCTCAAACTGCTAAACAGGTTATCAAACAAAGCATAAGAGAGATTGAAAAAGAAAATTTATACCATAAATACTCACCACTTGAAGGAAAAATCACAACTGCTGAAGTATTATTAGTAACCTTTGAATATGCAGATATAAGAATAGGAAAATTAGAAACTAAATTACCTAAAAAAGAATGGATTCCTAATGAATCTTTATATTCTGGTGACATAATAAAAGTATATATAAAAAGTATACAAAAAACTACAAAAGGTCCAAAAATTTTAGTTACAAGAAGCTCTCCTGAGTTTGTAGAAGAATTATTTAAAATGAATATTCCTGAAATTGAAGATGGCATAGTAAAAATTAAAAAAATATATAGAGAACCTGGTATTAGAAGCAAAATAGCTGTATACTCCGAAGACCCTAAAATAGATCCCGTTGGTGCTTGTATTGGAGAAAATGGCATTAGGATAAGTCAAATTTTAGAAGATTTAAAAAACTTAGAAAAAATTGACGTGATTAAATGGTCTGACAATATTGAAGAATTAATAAAAAACGCTTTAGCTCCAGCACAAGTATTAAATATAAAATTAGATAAAAAAAATAAAACTGCTATGGTTAATGTTCCAGAAAATCAACTCTCTTTAGCTATAGGCAAAGGTGGACAAAATGCCCGTGCTGCAGCAAAAATTACTGGTTGGAAAATAGACATACACACTATTTGA
- a CDS encoding Fur family transcriptional regulator produces the protein MSQQILKKVLRDKKQRMTAQRELILKVFIESKGQLMSLDDVYMYIRRRKNHKTSKMTVKRSIDLLEEIGIIKKIDFEDGPPRYELVEEFADEAKVLLICENCGKAIKMDLDIEKLKSILPYENMEIKDFDLKIYGLCTECK, from the coding sequence ATGTCCCAACAAATATTAAAAAAAGTTCTCAGAGATAAAAAACAAAGAATGACCGCACAAAGAGAGTTGATTTTAAAAGTTTTTATTGAATCAAAAGGACAATTAATGAGTTTAGACGATGTTTATATGTATATCAGAAGGAGAAAAAATCATAAAACCAGTAAAATGACAGTTAAAAGAAGTATTGACCTTTTGGAAGAGATAGGTATTATTAAAAAAATTGATTTCGAGGATGGTCCCCCAAGATATGAATTAGTCGAAGAGTTTGCAGATGAGGCAAAAGTATTGCTTATATGTGAAAATTGCGGAAAAGCTATAAAGATGGATTTAGATATAGAAAAATTAAAAAGTATTTTACCTTATGAAAATATGGAAATTAAAGATTTTGATTTGAAGATATATGGCTTATGTACAGAATGTAAATAA
- the yihA gene encoding ribosome biogenesis GTP-binding protein YihA/YsxC, producing the protein MFNKVELVKTVYKKGEYPSPLNAEIAFAGRSNVGKSSLLNKLFGIKIAKISSNPGKTRSINFYSVNNKGYLVDLPGYGFANVSKEEKKKWAELLEDYFVNRYSLQMIFLLIDHRHEPQKKDLEMIQWLRGLEIPFMIVLTKLDKVKKSERQKKLRIIQSELSKYGDYLYFPVSAKTGEGIGALKNEISKFLK; encoded by the coding sequence ATGTTTAATAAAGTTGAGTTAGTAAAAACAGTTTATAAAAAAGGGGAATATCCTTCACCTTTAAATGCAGAAATAGCTTTTGCAGGAAGATCAAATGTTGGCAAATCAAGTCTGCTTAACAAACTGTTTGGTATAAAGATAGCAAAGATAAGTTCAAATCCTGGAAAAACACGTTCTATTAATTTTTATAGCGTTAACAATAAAGGATATCTTGTAGATTTACCAGGGTATGGATTTGCAAATGTTTCAAAAGAAGAAAAGAAAAAGTGGGCGGAATTATTAGAGGATTATTTTGTTAATAGGTATTCATTGCAAATGATTTTTTTATTAATTGACCATAGGCATGAACCGCAAAAAAAAGATTTAGAAATGATTCAATGGTTAAGAGGATTAGAAATTCCATTTATGATTGTACTTACTAAATTGGATAAAGTAAAAAAGTCCGAAAGACAAAAGAAGTTGAGAATAATACAATCTGAGTTATCTAAATATGGGGATTATTTATATTTTCCCGTTTCTGCAAAAACTGGAGAAGGTATAGGAGCTTTAAAAAACGAAATAAGTAAATTTTTAAAATAA
- the lon gene encoding endopeptidase La, whose translation MDNKKSAIDIFIDKSFKESIPSELPVIPTRAKLIVFPNSVIPMIIGRKKSVKALEKSLEEYNNLLFFVSQKEIELEDVNVEDLFKIGTVGRVVQIAKLPDGEYKILVEGLKRAEIKKVLEDEEMFRFEIKPLERKYKTTKTLEALVRKVKTLFEKYINLSKKFPQEAVMVFKDAMDPEIISDLIASVLPLELEEKQELLEELHPKKRLELELELLMREIELLEIEEVLESKVREKIEKGQKEYYLREKLKAIQEELSGETDEEIKEIREKIESSKLPDYVKEKAEYELSRLEKMSPYSPEANVVRTYLDWIINLPWNEKTIDRIDIKEAEKLLNKNHYGLKEPKERILEFLAVRKLSDKPKSPILCFVGAPGVGKTSLGKSVAEALGRKFGRISLGGMRDEAEIRGHRRTYVGAMPGRIIQLIKRLGVKNPVIVLDEIDKLGISYQGDPSAALLEVLDPEQNNNFIDHYLEIPFDLSEVVFITTANVLHTIPTALRDRMEIIHISGYTDAEKYYIAKDYIIPKLLEEHGLNKSQVKISKNALQKVISEYTREAGVRSLERILAKLMRKIALKIAEGEKTISIKLSETKELLGTPPYFKSNKLEKPEIGVATGMAWTAYGGEILQVETLITSGKGKVIITGKLGDVMKESAQIAVTLSKSLIEEIDKSLIKKFETCNFHIHVPEGAVPKDGPSAGVTLTIAIISSILKKHINNEIAMTGEITLMGKVLPVGGIKEKLLSAFRSGIKEVIIPKNNEKDLEKIPEEILKRIKVHKVSNIKEVLKIALMEE comes from the coding sequence ATGGATAATAAAAAAAGTGCTATAGATATATTTATAGACAAAAGTTTTAAAGAAAGTATTCCAAGTGAGTTACCAGTAATTCCAACGAGAGCAAAATTGATTGTTTTTCCAAATTCAGTGATTCCTATGATAATTGGTAGAAAAAAGTCTGTTAAAGCGCTTGAAAAATCGCTTGAGGAATATAATAATTTACTTTTTTTTGTTTCCCAAAAAGAAATTGAACTGGAAGATGTCAATGTGGAAGATTTATTTAAAATAGGAACTGTTGGTAGAGTTGTTCAAATTGCCAAATTGCCTGATGGTGAATATAAAATTCTTGTTGAGGGATTAAAAAGAGCCGAAATAAAAAAAGTTTTAGAAGATGAAGAAATGTTCAGATTTGAAATAAAACCCCTTGAAAGAAAATATAAAACAACTAAAACATTAGAGGCTTTGGTAAGAAAGGTTAAAACGCTATTTGAAAAGTATATTAATTTGTCAAAAAAATTTCCACAAGAAGCTGTTATGGTATTTAAAGATGCAATGGATCCTGAAATTATAAGCGATTTAATTGCTTCTGTTTTACCATTAGAATTAGAAGAAAAACAAGAATTGTTAGAAGAGTTACATCCAAAAAAGAGATTAGAACTTGAATTAGAACTTTTAATGAGAGAAATTGAGTTGTTAGAAATAGAAGAGGTTTTGGAATCTAAAGTAAGAGAAAAGATTGAAAAAGGTCAAAAAGAATATTATCTAAGGGAAAAGTTAAAAGCAATTCAGGAAGAACTTTCTGGTGAAACAGACGAAGAAATAAAAGAAATAAGAGAAAAAATTGAAAGTTCAAAATTGCCTGATTATGTAAAAGAGAAAGCAGAATATGAACTTTCAAGGCTTGAAAAAATGTCACCATATTCTCCAGAAGCAAATGTTGTAAGAACATATTTAGATTGGATTATTAACCTTCCTTGGAACGAAAAAACAATAGATAGAATTGATATCAAAGAAGCAGAAAAGTTATTAAATAAAAACCATTACGGTTTGAAAGAGCCAAAAGAGAGAATTTTAGAATTTTTAGCCGTTCGAAAATTATCCGATAAACCAAAATCTCCTATTTTATGTTTTGTTGGTGCTCCGGGAGTTGGAAAAACATCACTAGGAAAATCTGTGGCAGAGGCTTTAGGTAGAAAATTTGGGAGAATATCACTTGGTGGAATGAGAGATGAAGCTGAAATAAGAGGGCATAGAAGAACATATGTTGGAGCAATGCCTGGAAGAATAATACAATTGATAAAAAGATTGGGGGTAAAAAATCCTGTCATTGTGTTAGATGAAATAGATAAATTAGGTATTTCATATCAAGGTGACCCATCTGCAGCTTTATTAGAGGTATTAGATCCAGAACAAAATAATAATTTTATTGATCATTATCTTGAAATTCCATTCGATTTATCAGAAGTAGTGTTTATTACAACAGCTAATGTATTACATACTATACCAACAGCTTTGAGAGATAGAATGGAGATTATTCATATATCTGGATATACAGATGCAGAAAAATATTACATAGCAAAAGATTATATTATTCCTAAATTATTAGAAGAGCATGGTTTAAATAAATCTCAAGTGAAAATAAGCAAAAATGCTCTTCAAAAAGTAATATCAGAGTATACAAGAGAAGCTGGAGTAAGGTCTTTAGAAAGAATATTAGCAAAATTAATGAGAAAAATAGCATTAAAAATTGCTGAAGGTGAAAAAACAATAAGTATTAAATTATCAGAAACAAAAGAACTTTTAGGTACTCCCCCATATTTTAAATCGAATAAACTGGAAAAACCAGAAATTGGAGTGGCTACAGGTATGGCATGGACGGCGTATGGTGGTGAAATTTTACAAGTTGAAACGCTTATCACTTCTGGTAAAGGGAAGGTAATTATAACAGGAAAGCTTGGAGATGTGATGAAAGAATCAGCACAAATAGCAGTAACTTTATCAAAATCGCTGATTGAAGAAATAGATAAGTCGTTGATAAAAAAATTTGAGACTTGTAATTTCCATATTCATGTTCCAGAAGGAGCTGTTCCTAAAGATGGCCCATCTGCTGGAGTTACTTTAACAATAGCTATTATATCTTCTATTTTAAAGAAACATATTAATAATGAAATAGCAATGACGGGAGAAATTACGTTAATGGGGAAAGTATTGCCTGTTGGTGGAATAAAAGAAAAATTATTATCAGCATTTAGAAGTGGAATAAAAGAGGTAATAATACCTAAAAATAATGAAAAGGATTTAGAAAAAATTCCAGAAGAAATATTAAAAAGAATAAAAGTTCATAAAGTAAGTAATATAAAGGAAGTGCTAAAAATAGCATTAATGGAGGAATAA
- a CDS encoding WecB/TagA/CpsF family glycosyltransferase, giving the protein MIQLFGLKLLSGKKEEMWDFIKRKINSNEKVWVVTLNALMFLEYFKNDEYKYELQNATISIPDGIGVVKYLEKWGYTTERCPGIDTMLKICEWQEHKIFLLGSQPGIADKAKEHLEKTFPNINIVGTHHGYFENSDEVINKINNSGAEILFVGMGVPKQEEFIYKNIHKLNVKMAMGIGGSIDVISGKIPRAPKIFQIFGLEWLYRMLREPKRFKKFPDLMNFYFKIYRSKEMPINLEVINL; this is encoded by the coding sequence ATGATACAGTTATTTGGATTAAAACTATTATCTGGGAAAAAAGAAGAAATGTGGGATTTTATAAAAAGAAAAATAAACTCAAATGAAAAAGTTTGGGTTGTCACTCTTAATGCTTTAATGTTTTTAGAATATTTCAAAAATGATGAATATAAATATGAATTACAAAACGCTACAATATCTATACCTGATGGTATAGGAGTAGTTAAATATCTAGAAAAATGGGGATATACCACTGAGAGATGTCCCGGAATAGATACTATGTTGAAAATATGCGAGTGGCAAGAACATAAAATATTTTTATTAGGTTCTCAACCCGGAATTGCTGATAAAGCTAAAGAACATCTGGAAAAAACATTTCCAAATATTAATATCGTAGGAACACATCATGGGTATTTTGAAAATTCTGATGAAGTGATAAATAAAATAAACAATAGCGGTGCTGAAATTCTTTTTGTCGGTATGGGAGTTCCAAAACAAGAAGAATTTATATATAAAAATATTCATAAATTAAATGTAAAAATGGCTATGGGAATCGGTGGAAGTATTGATGTTATATCTGGAAAAATCCCAAGAGCTCCAAAAATCTTCCAGATTTTTGGTTTGGAATGGCTTTATAGAATGTTAAGAGAACCAAAAAGATTTAAAAAATTTCCAGATTTAATGAATTTTTATTTTAAAATTTATCGTTCTAAAGAAATGCCCATAAATCTGGAAGTTATTAATTTATAA
- a CDS encoding DUF1622 domain-containing protein yields the protein MEIHHFVEKIVIYVSDISYIMAVVVIVFGMFKGFFIFLKDVLFGKKSEDSIWESRLELGHSFSLGLGFLIGSSIIKTTVASTWNGLGQLVTIIAIRTTLNYFLTKEIKEHKKDVLNGTK from the coding sequence ATGGAAATTCATCATTTTGTTGAGAAGATTGTTATTTATGTTTCCGACATATCTTATATTATGGCAGTTGTTGTTATTGTTTTCGGGATGTTTAAAGGTTTTTTTATTTTTTTAAAAGATGTTTTATTTGGAAAAAAATCTGAAGACAGCATTTGGGAAAGCCGCTTGGAATTAGGACATTCTTTTTCACTTGGGTTGGGTTTCTTAATTGGTTCAAGTATCATAAAAACAACAGTTGCGTCAACATGGAACGGCCTCGGACAATTAGTTACTATAATAGCTATTAGAACTACTTTAAATTATTTTTTAACTAAAGAAATTAAAGAGCACAAAAAGGATGTTTTAAATGGTACAAAATAG
- the dprA gene encoding DNA-processing protein DprA: MVQNSIIWMKEFLKESNEKIIKNIKNKKIPLIDENQLNKFYDSLEKKEIKIITYFDPEYPETLKRIFNPPLVLYVKGNTDLLNKKGIGIVGSRKYTSYGKNIALSFSEILAKQYIIISGMAYGIDSFAHKGALKSGNTIAVLGSGIDKPYPVSNTTLYNDILKNNGCIISEYAPGTPAQPFRFPERNRIIVGLSNSIIVIEAAKKSGSLITARLAIESGIDVYAVPGDINRKSSEGTNNLIFNGAIPIISETHLKELFNINNNKIINIEDPLDKKIIAAIINGYESFEKIIYYTNESPSIILQRLTILIMEDIILEDNGIYYYKGG; this comes from the coding sequence ATGGTACAAAATAGTATAATATGGATGAAAGAGTTTTTAAAAGAATCAAATGAAAAAATTATAAAAAATATAAAGAATAAAAAGATTCCATTAATAGATGAAAATCAATTAAATAAATTTTATGATTCATTAGAAAAAAAAGAAATTAAAATCATTACTTATTTTGATCCAGAATATCCAGAAACATTAAAAAGAATATTTAACCCGCCTTTGGTGTTATATGTTAAAGGAAATACTGATTTATTGAATAAAAAAGGAATTGGAATTGTAGGATCAAGGAAATATACATCTTATGGGAAAAATATAGCTTTATCCTTTTCTGAAATATTAGCTAAACAGTATATTATAATTAGCGGAATGGCTTATGGCATTGATTCCTTTGCACACAAAGGAGCATTAAAAAGCGGAAATACCATTGCTGTTTTGGGAAGCGGAATTGATAAGCCCTATCCCGTTTCAAATACAACTTTATATAATGATATATTAAAAAACAATGGTTGTATAATTTCAGAATACGCTCCAGGAACCCCTGCCCAACCTTTTAGATTTCCAGAAAGAAACAGAATAATCGTTGGTTTAAGCAATAGTATTATTGTTATTGAAGCAGCTAAAAAAAGCGGATCATTAATAACAGCAAGATTAGCTATTGAATCTGGTATAGATGTATATGCTGTTCCAGGAGATATAAATAGAAAATCATCTGAGGGAACTAACAATCTTATATTTAATGGTGCTATTCCTATTATTTCCGAAACTCACCTAAAAGAATTATTCAATATTAATAATAATAAAATTATTAACATTGAAGACCCCTTAGATAAAAAAATTATAGCAGCTATAATAAATGGTTATGAATCATTTGAAAAAATCATATATTATACTAATGAAAGCCCTTCAATTATATTACAGCGTTTAACAATATTGATAATGGAAGACATTATTTTAGAAGATAATGGAATTTATTATTACAAAGGGGGATGA